TAAATATTAACCTAAGCCTCACAAATGACTATATTGATATCTTGCAAAATAATATTGATGTTGCAATCCGTGTTGGTCACATTGATGAAAAGATGTATCAATCATACCTCCTTACAGAAAAACCCATTGGACTTTTTGCTGCCCCCTATTTTTTACGAAATAATGTAATTAATACCATTCAAGACTTAAGAAGCGCCCCTTGCCTGACTCATCAAGACTTTCGCCCTCCGAATCTATGGCGCCTTAAAAAAGAAAACATACAAGTCACCCCTCTTTTAAGCATCAATAGCATAAAGGGCTTAATCAACGCCGCAACACATGGTTTAGGCATTATTTATCTTTCAGAATACCTTGTAAAAGATCAAATCACATCTGGGGAATTAGTTCCCATACTCAAGTCTCATTGGGAAAAACCCAAGCCTATCTACGCGGTTCACGCACGA
This genomic stretch from Piscirickettsia litoralis harbors:
- a CDS encoding LysR family transcriptional regulator — encoded protein: MNIWTATENFILVIDNKSFSKAAAKKYASVSTISKQINYLEDTLKTQLLIRSTRQLTLTDAGRRYYEESKRLHEKFNTLLNSIGEDQERVDGQLNITAPVPFGEAILVQILPRFQEQYPELNINLSLTNDYIDILQNNIDVAIRVGHIDEKMYQSYLLTEKPIGLFAAPYFLRNNVINTIQDLRSAPCLTHQDFRPPNLWRLKKENIQVTPLLSINSIKGLINAATHGLGIIYLSEYLVKDQITSGELVPILKSHWEKPKPIYAVHARSEFTSKKITAFIEFIKTIKF